In Desulfomonile tiedjei DSM 6799, a genomic segment contains:
- a CDS encoding DUF4347 domain-containing protein — MEVLEHRILLDGAQDDTSNQNAGDVIAGSDGAVDDGAANPWTYAGDGWWYQHIGAFGYWFYDMHNYFAQEDGTGTWFIYNFRFEQWDVYEQWYWDGAFWIQNTGQWCTIYNDNGYWAYDNYSEDVWWWDCGVEQWKIYSETADIYWDGAHFWADLGGDWYYQDEASGGWLFYEQGWVSADLGGAHEIYLWNGSSWAAIDCTLWFTDDDYAAYGAHSTYEFQPDLHDGIGYDGEPIHYNYSTSFDPVTGFLDRCDYYIVGNWTGEILVHYFINNPSPTMDYQVWNGNYQYSESIDVLFTFDSSNFLYVQDYTALDVRIVQYTDAAFNVSTWLYYNQLISYGERSWIHSEGILEHGGENSLSIGTDRITSSNDDTFTWAFLELSEVLAPDAQLQLWTCSLAGDPGSNGRVLLTDLALWTGATVFGSSDLTAIVPLNYTSTGDWTLEFATTGAGQVSFYWIDWIWDTTKLNPNYRDLPPDFGEIVY; from the coding sequence ATGGAAGTCCTTGAGCACAGGATTCTGCTGGACGGAGCCCAGGACGATACGAGTAACCAGAATGCCGGAGACGTGATCGCTGGGTCCGATGGAGCAGTTGACGATGGTGCCGCCAATCCCTGGACATACGCGGGAGATGGGTGGTGGTACCAGCACATCGGGGCTTTCGGTTACTGGTTCTACGATATGCACAATTATTTTGCCCAAGAAGACGGTACAGGCACGTGGTTTATCTACAACTTCAGATTCGAGCAGTGGGACGTATATGAGCAATGGTACTGGGACGGAGCGTTCTGGATACAGAACACGGGCCAGTGGTGCACGATCTACAATGATAACGGTTACTGGGCATACGACAATTATTCGGAAGATGTGTGGTGGTGGGACTGTGGTGTGGAGCAATGGAAAATATACTCCGAGACCGCCGACATATACTGGGATGGGGCACACTTTTGGGCCGATCTCGGGGGTGACTGGTATTATCAGGACGAAGCCTCAGGAGGATGGCTCTTCTACGAACAGGGATGGGTATCTGCAGATTTGGGAGGCGCTCACGAGATCTATCTCTGGAATGGTTCTTCCTGGGCAGCCATTGATTGCACGCTCTGGTTCACTGATGACGACTATGCGGCGTACGGCGCACACAGCACGTACGAGTTTCAGCCGGATTTACATGATGGGATCGGATACGATGGTGAACCGATTCATTACAATTACTCGACATCTTTCGATCCAGTGACGGGTTTCCTGGACCGATGCGATTATTACATTGTCGGTAATTGGACCGGAGAAATCCTTGTGCACTATTTTATCAACAATCCGAGTCCAACTATGGATTACCAGGTTTGGAACGGCAATTATCAATATAGCGAATCTATAGACGTTCTTTTTACGTTCGACAGTTCCAATTTTCTTTATGTCCAGGATTATACGGCACTAGACGTTCGCATCGTGCAGTATACGGACGCGGCTTTTAATGTGAGCACATGGCTGTATTACAATCAGTTGATCTCTTATGGAGAGCGCTCGTGGATTCACAGTGAAGGGATTCTGGAGCACGGGGGCGAGAACAGCTTATCCATTGGAACTGACAGAATTACCAGCTCGAATGACGACACTTTCACGTGGGCCTTTTTGGAATTGAGCGAAGTCCTCGCCCCTGATGCGCAATTGCAGCTCTGGACGTGCTCCTTGGCTGGAGATCCTGGCAGCAATGGAAGAGTGCTTCTTACCGATCTAGCCCTGTGGACGGGCGCAACGGTCTTTGGCAGCAGCGATCTTACGGCAATTGTGCCGTTAAATTATACATCCACTGGGGATTGGACTCTCGAATTTGCTACGACTGGAGCAGGGCAGGTGAGTTTCTACTGGATAGACTGGATTTGGGACACCACGAAATTGAACCCTAATTACCGGGATCTTCCTCCTGACTTCGGAGAAATTGTGTATTAG
- a CDS encoding glycosyltransferase has product MPKSSAPLVSVVVPSYNHERYVKQALMSALASTIDDIEVVVVDDGSSDNSPEIIQSIDDPRIRFFSQSNSGAHAAINKGVELARSEWISILNSDDLYFPEKLQTHLEFHARHPELEASVSTVRYVDEEGEPLDGENESVKWYRTARLAYRTQQSLLKSLFVANHLVTTSSIFVKKQTLVKLGGFKSFRYVHDWFFFLSLARKEMLQVIDKPLVCYRLHGDNAVFENMDRLLAECHFVLEWHLHECARGKNPVLSIVEAHELLAANPLVDFQALALCQTWRESKKSDASKVFAGIDTMQNPVLKAILGIIKARGGEIAALRTENERLCQESQRLNHENHRINYQNHNLTGENVRLSTQCERMSGEHARLVQECYRLIAENERINRECERITSEYMNFIKMHSDSQK; this is encoded by the coding sequence ATGCCTAAATCATCCGCTCCATTAGTGAGTGTGGTCGTTCCTTCCTATAACCATGAACGTTACGTCAAACAGGCCTTGATGTCGGCACTCGCGTCGACTATCGATGATATAGAAGTTGTTGTTGTCGACGATGGATCGAGTGATAATTCCCCTGAGATTATTCAAAGCATTGACGATCCGAGGATACGATTCTTCTCCCAATCCAACAGCGGAGCACATGCAGCAATTAACAAAGGGGTGGAGCTTGCCCGGTCTGAATGGATAAGCATTCTTAACTCCGACGACCTGTATTTTCCTGAAAAACTGCAGACCCATCTGGAATTCCATGCCAGGCACCCGGAATTGGAGGCATCCGTTTCCACTGTTCGGTACGTGGATGAAGAAGGCGAACCGCTGGATGGAGAGAACGAATCGGTGAAGTGGTACCGGACTGCACGTCTCGCGTATCGCACTCAGCAATCGCTCCTGAAATCGCTTTTCGTCGCAAACCATCTGGTTACCACTTCAAGCATTTTCGTAAAGAAACAAACGCTCGTGAAACTGGGCGGATTCAAATCTTTCCGGTATGTGCATGATTGGTTTTTCTTCCTCTCCCTGGCGCGAAAGGAGATGCTCCAGGTTATAGACAAACCGCTGGTGTGCTATCGTTTGCACGGCGATAATGCGGTGTTTGAAAATATGGACCGATTACTCGCGGAATGCCACTTTGTTCTCGAGTGGCACCTCCACGAATGTGCGCGCGGCAAGAATCCGGTCTTGAGCATCGTAGAAGCTCATGAGCTGCTTGCGGCAAATCCACTGGTGGATTTTCAAGCATTGGCTCTCTGTCAGACATGGCGGGAGTCAAAAAAGAGCGACGCATCCAAGGTTTTTGCCGGAATCGATACCATGCAGAATCCCGTGCTAAAAGCCATCCTGGGCATTATCAAAGCGAGAGGCGGAGAAATCGCTGCCTTGAGGACGGAGAACGAAAGGCTTTGTCAGGAATCTCAGAGGCTGAATCATGAAAATCATCGTATCAACTATCAGAACCATAATTTGACCGGCGAAAATGTCCGGCTCAGCACTCAATGCGAACGCATGAGCGGAGAACACGCCAGATTAGTGCAAGAATGTTACAGATTAATAGCAGAAAATGAAAGAATCAACAGAGAGTGTGAACGTATCACATCTGAATATATGAATTTTATCAAAATGCATTCTGACTCGCAGAAGTAA
- a CDS encoding efflux RND transporter periplasmic adaptor subunit: MEYATFARKRYLVYFIVVSAFFTAFIPWGGAEQSTATSVETDRSVPSPHPGAAQNESPTPWKTPPPAVPSERLIREEIPFSRTSPRIEATIVNPFRKAEVPAEIPGVISVLNFEEGDLVKEGQIVMELDSKQYQLDFEKAREKLAALEIAAEIAQKELKTQEELYGLDSTSLQDLLRKQGEANLAMSRAKEARAEFELAELNLKRCKIRAPFTGFIALIHKQPFEATRNLESLFYMVDSAKVFTIANVPEERMHEFTKGVKTVFWPRTGGEFKGTVDRVGKVIDPKSKTKRVWVLIPNENQALEVGMTGSLEVSK; this comes from the coding sequence ATGGAATATGCGACTTTTGCGCGGAAGCGCTATTTGGTTTATTTCATCGTTGTTTCGGCTTTCTTCACAGCGTTCATTCCATGGGGCGGCGCAGAGCAGTCAACTGCAACTTCTGTGGAGACAGACCGATCCGTTCCTTCACCGCATCCCGGAGCTGCTCAGAACGAGTCACCGACCCCCTGGAAGACTCCACCGCCGGCTGTACCTTCCGAACGTCTCATCCGGGAGGAAATACCTTTCAGCAGAACTTCCCCCCGCATAGAAGCCACCATAGTCAACCCATTCCGAAAAGCAGAAGTGCCCGCGGAAATACCCGGGGTCATTTCGGTCTTGAACTTTGAGGAAGGCGACCTCGTCAAAGAGGGCCAAATCGTAATGGAATTGGACAGCAAGCAGTATCAACTGGATTTCGAAAAAGCACGCGAAAAACTTGCCGCTCTCGAGATTGCGGCTGAAATAGCCCAGAAGGAACTAAAGACCCAGGAAGAATTGTATGGATTGGATTCAACGAGCCTTCAGGATCTCTTGAGGAAGCAGGGTGAAGCAAATCTCGCGATGTCCAGGGCGAAAGAGGCAAGAGCCGAGTTTGAACTGGCTGAGTTAAATCTCAAGCGCTGCAAGATTCGCGCACCGTTTACCGGATTCATAGCATTGATACATAAACAGCCGTTTGAGGCGACCAGAAATCTCGAGAGCCTCTTTTACATGGTTGACAGTGCCAAGGTGTTTACCATTGCTAATGTTCCGGAAGAAAGAATGCATGAATTCACTAAAGGAGTCAAAACGGTTTTCTGGCCGCGAACCGGAGGGGAATTCAAGGGAACTGTGGACCGAGTCGGAAAGGTAATCGATCCGAAATCCAAAACAAAGAGAGTTTGGGTGCTCATTCCAAATGAAAACCAAGCACTTGAAGTAGGTATGACCGGATCTTTGGAAGTCTCGAAGTAA
- a CDS encoding TolC family protein encodes MISAVKYKLKLLFFFAMSAPWLFTSCTFTQLRAFQPDIHQLATANRTAASMVENRLRPATLVAGKQWLILEDCRNITLMNNLDIQVARQDEQTKRQLRNGQMAQMLPHAAVSGQLSDRDNIGWSYSEVIAEEGLSASTAPRPVISFPPYPYRYANGRERSTWRYSAEFRWSPVEALTAFYRTKSRSNQRISAYYERIKRAQKVLGRTESSFFRLLALQEALPMAARLKSIRSDIVDKRAELIEKKLVNIEEYNDAVQRYIRARRIYVQVRNDLEKQRNFLASSMGLSPDYTIDGGFYVAGKLEEPGFRAEMADLEAQAVRTRPELYIAGLENLSSENDLKASYIKYAPQVTGFYRYNRDKDKFLLDKEYAEYGMNFRVDLFDWIGASFEGNAAQSNIYKTRRDLTRVALEVSLEVRDTFLKYFDALEQVQNSAQSVRMARRVLEVARHRSATGAADKVREQEAGANLLEAKIERVSNLGEAAANLALLYAAMGVNYQEPVPQD; translated from the coding sequence ATGATAAGCGCTGTCAAATATAAACTGAAATTGCTTTTCTTTTTTGCAATGAGCGCTCCTTGGCTGTTCACTTCGTGCACGTTTACCCAGTTGAGAGCTTTCCAACCGGATATTCATCAACTTGCCACGGCAAATCGAACCGCAGCGTCTATGGTGGAAAACCGTCTCAGGCCTGCGACTCTCGTGGCCGGAAAACAATGGCTTATACTGGAAGATTGTAGAAATATCACACTGATGAACAATCTTGATATTCAAGTTGCTCGTCAGGACGAACAGACAAAACGTCAGTTGCGCAACGGCCAAATGGCTCAAATGCTGCCTCACGCAGCCGTTTCCGGCCAATTGAGCGACAGGGATAACATAGGCTGGAGTTACAGCGAAGTCATCGCTGAAGAAGGGCTCTCTGCATCAACGGCTCCTCGGCCCGTAATCTCCTTCCCGCCGTATCCGTACAGGTACGCTAACGGACGAGAGCGATCTACATGGCGCTATTCTGCAGAATTCAGATGGAGCCCCGTCGAAGCGTTGACCGCTTTCTATCGAACCAAGAGCAGGTCGAACCAGCGCATCTCTGCGTACTACGAGCGAATCAAGCGAGCCCAAAAGGTGCTCGGCCGAACCGAGAGTTCCTTTTTCCGATTACTGGCTCTTCAAGAAGCTTTGCCTATGGCCGCTCGGCTGAAGAGCATTCGTTCCGACATCGTCGACAAACGAGCCGAGCTTATTGAAAAGAAACTTGTGAATATCGAAGAATATAACGATGCAGTCCAACGATATATCCGGGCAAGGCGTATTTACGTTCAGGTGAGAAACGATCTCGAGAAGCAACGGAATTTCTTGGCATCCTCAATGGGGCTTTCGCCGGATTACACAATTGATGGCGGCTTTTACGTAGCCGGTAAGCTCGAAGAACCGGGTTTCAGAGCCGAAATGGCCGATCTGGAAGCTCAAGCGGTAAGAACCCGACCCGAATTATACATCGCGGGACTGGAAAATCTCAGTTCCGAGAATGATCTGAAAGCCTCGTATATCAAGTATGCGCCACAAGTCACAGGGTTTTACAGGTATAACCGCGATAAAGACAAATTCCTTCTGGACAAGGAATATGCTGAATATGGAATGAACTTCAGAGTAGACCTGTTCGATTGGATCGGCGCTTCCTTTGAAGGAAACGCAGCTCAGTCGAACATATATAAGACCCGCCGAGACCTGACAAGGGTTGCTTTGGAAGTATCGTTGGAAGTGCGGGACACTTTCCTAAAATATTTCGATGCATTGGAGCAGGTTCAGAATTCAGCCCAGTCAGTCCGGATGGCAAGAAGAGTGCTGGAAGTGGCAAGACACAGGTCGGCGACCGGCGCTGCAGATAAGGTCCGCGAGCAGGAGGCGGGAGCAAATCTCCTGGAGGCAAAGATCGAACGAGTTAGTAATCTCGGAGAGGCTGCAGCCAATCTGGCGCTCCTTTACGCGGCCATGGGAGTAAATTACCAGGAACCTGTTCCCCAGGATTAG
- a CDS encoding DUF488 domain-containing protein has product MNKRIPLTVYTIGHSNHSFDTFLSLLQQHSIKMIADIRSFPGSKKFPHFNRDYLRENLPEHDIQYLWIPKLGGRRKSPAGFVSPNTGLVNPGFRGYADYMGTLQFREGVSEFLAAARTSRTASMCAEVLYWQCHRRLLSDYLSLLGIEVFHIMGQKDPILHPLSPEATMTTEGIVIYPPALQFH; this is encoded by the coding sequence ATGAACAAAAGAATTCCGCTGACAGTGTACACCATAGGTCATTCCAATCATTCCTTCGATACTTTTTTGTCCTTACTGCAGCAGCATTCAATCAAGATGATTGCGGATATCCGCAGTTTTCCCGGTTCGAAAAAATTCCCTCATTTCAACCGCGACTACCTCAGGGAGAATCTGCCCGAACATGATATCCAATATCTCTGGATACCCAAATTAGGAGGACGGAGAAAAAGTCCTGCAGGATTCGTGTCGCCGAACACGGGACTTGTCAATCCGGGTTTCCGAGGGTACGCGGATTACATGGGCACTCTTCAGTTCCGTGAAGGAGTGTCGGAATTCCTTGCCGCGGCCAGGACTTCCAGGACGGCCTCCATGTGCGCGGAGGTTCTGTACTGGCAATGTCACCGGCGTCTTCTAAGTGACTATCTTTCGCTTTTGGGAATAGAAGTTTTTCATATCATGGGGCAAAAGGATCCGATTCTCCATCCCCTGTCCCCGGAGGCGACCATGACGACCGAAGGCATCGTCATTTATCCACCGGCGTTACAATTTCATTAG
- the larA gene encoding nickel-dependent lactate racemase: protein MARFIEFPWGEESLKISVPDTWRILGELKPRSVPTIADPAAACAEALSNPIAASRLSQRALSGKRVVAVVDDHSRPTPVAEFLQPVMNELLAAGATAESIQILIATGVHRQSRLDEVEKKLGRALMDAHPWRCHDASDSDSLREVGITARGTKVVLNRLLTEADLIVCVGAIEPHLLLGFGGGLKMLIPGCAAAETIGKNHMQGVDPDNFDYVGTVGDRSPMRQDLEEGASLLKKDVFIVNVAMNEQARAAAFFCGDPIIAQRQGEKFVLEISRQEVPEQADVVVANSFPMDADLRQSVKCIGNSLYACKPGGVLLAFARSIHGLGEMPLAKKTLPYPVMRTLLKVIGKNRVLSLVEKAKKGEPVEEVFIGHFGLQMLRRNHLGIFSDSRLLPEDIGRKMGLARSFNKTESIMDWAASKAPSSATVWVFPSGGSTFASFGNGR, encoded by the coding sequence ATGGCCAGATTCATTGAGTTTCCGTGGGGAGAAGAATCTCTCAAGATTTCCGTTCCAGACACATGGCGAATTCTCGGTGAGCTGAAACCCAGGTCGGTGCCTACAATTGCGGACCCAGCCGCAGCATGTGCGGAAGCTCTGTCCAACCCGATTGCAGCATCTCGACTGTCGCAACGTGCTCTTTCCGGTAAGCGTGTTGTCGCTGTGGTTGACGATCATTCTCGTCCCACACCCGTAGCCGAATTCCTGCAGCCTGTTATGAATGAACTCCTGGCAGCAGGAGCAACTGCAGAGAGCATACAAATTTTGATCGCCACGGGTGTCCACCGCCAGAGCCGTCTTGATGAAGTGGAGAAGAAGCTCGGTCGAGCATTGATGGACGCGCATCCCTGGCGCTGCCATGACGCGTCCGATTCGGACAGTCTCAGAGAAGTCGGGATCACTGCCAGAGGCACCAAAGTGGTTCTCAATAGGCTTCTCACGGAAGCTGACCTTATTGTGTGTGTTGGCGCCATTGAACCTCACTTGCTCCTCGGATTCGGAGGAGGACTGAAGATGTTGATTCCCGGTTGTGCCGCTGCCGAGACGATCGGAAAGAATCATATGCAAGGGGTCGATCCGGACAATTTCGATTACGTCGGCACCGTGGGGGATCGTTCTCCGATGCGGCAAGATCTCGAGGAGGGAGCGAGTCTCCTGAAAAAAGACGTGTTCATTGTAAACGTGGCCATGAACGAACAGGCGCGTGCGGCAGCTTTTTTCTGCGGTGACCCCATCATTGCTCAGAGACAGGGTGAAAAGTTCGTGCTTGAAATTTCCCGACAGGAAGTCCCGGAACAGGCCGATGTTGTCGTGGCGAACTCGTTTCCCATGGATGCCGACCTGCGGCAATCGGTCAAATGCATCGGAAATTCACTGTACGCATGCAAGCCCGGAGGAGTACTCCTGGCATTCGCACGCAGCATCCATGGCCTGGGCGAGATGCCTCTAGCGAAGAAGACTCTTCCCTATCCGGTGATGAGAACGCTCCTAAAGGTGATTGGGAAAAATCGCGTTCTATCTCTCGTGGAAAAGGCGAAGAAAGGCGAACCGGTGGAGGAGGTGTTTATCGGACATTTCGGTCTTCAAATGCTGAGACGCAACCATCTGGGGATTTTCAGCGACAGTCGGCTTCTGCCGGAGGATATCGGCAGGAAAATGGGGCTCGCCAGGAGCTTCAACAAAACGGAATCGATCATGGACTGGGCTGCATCCAAAGCTCCAAGCAGCGCGACAGTCTGGGTCTTTCCTTCCGGCGGTTCGACATTCGCCTCGTTTGGGAACGGCCGCTGA
- a CDS encoding class I SAM-dependent methyltransferase, whose product MDFNPLDYPAVFMKPLRLRISAWTEHIPFAFGLIQILRPATLVELGAYTGVSYCAFCQAVESLDLPTRCSAVDTWRGDEHAGWYGEEVYQDLASYHDPLYGGFSTLMRMSFDEAVQHFSDGSIDLLHIDGLHYYDAVKRDFELWLPKMSKKGIVLMHDTCVRERDFGVERLFRELADRYPVFEFTHCHGLGIIGVGESARGGALREFFRADAESTAAIRSFFTALGLNISLESRIEETEEKLGRLSEQYSEQNRLMEQHQARIEELQNQMTRLLNSRSWRWTEWLRSSRRFLNRK is encoded by the coding sequence ATGGACTTCAATCCTCTCGATTACCCCGCTGTATTCATGAAACCTCTGAGGCTTCGGATTTCAGCGTGGACGGAACATATTCCCTTCGCATTCGGGTTGATACAGATCCTGAGGCCTGCAACCCTGGTGGAATTAGGCGCGTACACGGGAGTTTCGTATTGTGCATTCTGCCAGGCTGTCGAATCATTGGATCTTCCGACCAGATGTTCGGCAGTTGATACATGGAGAGGAGACGAGCACGCTGGCTGGTACGGGGAAGAGGTATATCAGGATCTGGCGAGCTATCATGATCCCTTGTATGGAGGCTTTTCCACGCTCATGCGTATGAGCTTTGACGAGGCGGTCCAGCATTTTTCGGATGGTTCTATCGACCTTCTTCACATTGACGGTCTCCATTATTACGATGCGGTAAAACGCGATTTTGAACTGTGGCTTCCCAAAATGAGCAAGAAGGGAATTGTGCTGATGCACGATACCTGTGTGCGGGAACGCGATTTTGGTGTGGAAAGGTTGTTCCGAGAATTGGCCGACCGGTACCCTGTTTTCGAGTTCACACATTGTCACGGTTTAGGAATAATCGGAGTAGGAGAGAGTGCTAGAGGGGGAGCGTTACGGGAATTCTTCCGAGCCGACGCAGAGAGTACCGCTGCGATAAGAAGCTTCTTCACTGCATTAGGACTGAATATTTCTTTGGAATCACGTATAGAAGAGACTGAAGAAAAACTGGGCCGACTTTCCGAACAGTATTCCGAACAGAATCGACTGATGGAACAACACCAGGCCCGGATTGAAGAGCTACAGAATCAAATGACGCGTTTGCTAAACTCCAGATCCTGGCGGTGGACCGAGTGGCTGCGAAGCTCAAGGCGGTTTCTGAACCGAAAATGA
- a CDS encoding ABC transporter ATP-binding protein has protein sequence MSLDTDFPAISIHNIGKSYHLWDSPQDRLKQPLRTMLSRWLPVREKRYFREFWALRDLSFDIGRGESIGIIGKNGSGKSTLLQIICGTLAPTTGSIEIRGRIGALLELGSGFNPEFSGKENVYMNASVLGLKKEEIDEQYEAILEFADIGDFIHQPVKTYSSGMYVRLAFAIAAHVNADILVIDEALAVGDAFFAQKCMRYLRKFLEKGTLLFVSHDTAAVINLCDRAILLDGGMIQAQGSARDICDLYLEKVFAARQDVNRSKNSIRELPVPIDPEEMVDQRLKYINASPLRNDIEVFHFDPDAHSFGNFSASIIDVKFLERMSKTPLSWIVGGESVCLRIICMAHADIMSPIVGFYVRDRLGQTLFGDNTYVTYRNNPVSIQAGERFEAEFCFRMPILLVGDYSITAAVAEGSQEQHVHQHWMHDALIFKSHSTSNWSGLIGIPMEKISLRVHSE, from the coding sequence ATGAGTCTGGATACTGATTTTCCCGCAATTTCGATCCATAATATCGGAAAGAGCTATCATCTCTGGGACTCTCCCCAGGACAGATTGAAACAGCCGCTTCGCACAATGCTGTCACGGTGGCTGCCCGTACGGGAAAAGCGATATTTTCGAGAATTCTGGGCTTTACGCGATCTCTCATTCGATATAGGCCGGGGAGAATCAATCGGCATAATCGGGAAAAATGGCAGCGGAAAGAGCACACTCCTGCAGATCATCTGTGGCACGCTTGCGCCTACCACGGGATCCATTGAAATTCGAGGCCGCATCGGCGCGCTTCTCGAGCTGGGATCCGGTTTCAACCCTGAATTTTCCGGGAAAGAAAACGTATACATGAATGCCTCGGTATTGGGGCTCAAGAAGGAAGAAATTGACGAGCAGTACGAGGCAATCCTCGAATTTGCGGATATCGGCGATTTTATCCATCAGCCGGTGAAGACGTATTCCAGTGGAATGTACGTCCGTCTGGCCTTCGCGATTGCAGCGCATGTGAATGCCGACATTCTGGTCATTGACGAAGCGCTGGCTGTGGGGGATGCGTTCTTCGCTCAGAAATGCATGCGCTACTTACGGAAATTTCTGGAAAAAGGGACACTGTTGTTCGTGAGTCACGACACTGCTGCGGTCATTAATCTATGCGATAGAGCAATTCTCTTGGACGGAGGTATGATCCAGGCACAGGGATCTGCAAGAGACATTTGCGATCTGTATCTCGAAAAGGTCTTCGCGGCTCGACAGGATGTGAACAGATCGAAGAATTCCATCAGAGAGCTTCCTGTGCCGATCGACCCTGAGGAAATGGTCGATCAAAGGCTGAAGTACATTAATGCATCACCTCTTCGGAATGACATCGAAGTATTCCACTTCGATCCCGATGCACATTCATTCGGCAACTTCAGCGCCTCAATTATTGACGTGAAATTTCTGGAACGCATGTCAAAAACACCGCTCTCATGGATAGTAGGCGGTGAATCTGTGTGCCTGCGAATCATCTGCATGGCGCACGCGGATATAATGAGCCCGATTGTGGGCTTCTACGTGCGCGACCGGCTAGGACAGACTTTGTTTGGAGACAACACGTACGTAACGTACAGAAACAATCCCGTGTCGATACAGGCCGGGGAAAGATTCGAAGCAGAGTTCTGTTTCCGCATGCCAATATTGCTCGTAGGCGATTACTCCATAACTGCGGCGGTGGCAGAGGGATCTCAGGAACAGCATGTGCATCAACATTGGATGCACGATGCGCTCATTTTCAAGTCTCATTCAACGAGCAATTGGAGTGGGCTCATAGGGATTCCTATGGAAAAGATCTCGCTCCGGGTGCATTCCGAATAA
- a CDS encoding ABC transporter permease → MNEMEPPSVISGKPVPVAQYLNPLRMAVHLYSHKDLIARLAWRDTVERYRGSYLGIVWSFITPLLMLAVYAFVFGVIFSIKWGVGQNEGFLDIGLTLFCGLVLFNVFAESIIRAPQLILSNPNYVKKVIFPLEILPVAILCSSLVQAVISLTILIPALILFKGTFSSTIYLFPLVALPLLMLTLGFSWFLSSLGVFVRDIGHPIGIVVQILLFISGIFFPLSAVPEPYRLLIQLNPLTVILENARKTLMWGAYPDWGWLALIGLLSLIVLQLGYAWFMKTKRAFADVI, encoded by the coding sequence ATGAATGAAATGGAGCCTCCGTCAGTTATTTCCGGCAAGCCGGTCCCAGTTGCGCAATACCTGAATCCTTTGAGAATGGCTGTCCATCTGTACAGCCACAAAGATTTGATTGCGCGGCTCGCATGGAGAGATACCGTCGAGCGTTACCGGGGATCGTACCTGGGAATAGTGTGGTCATTCATAACGCCGCTTCTCATGCTTGCAGTGTATGCCTTCGTGTTCGGCGTCATCTTCAGCATAAAATGGGGTGTCGGGCAAAATGAAGGATTCCTGGATATCGGACTCACGCTGTTTTGCGGTCTCGTACTGTTCAATGTGTTTGCCGAAAGCATCATCCGAGCGCCTCAACTGATTCTCAGCAATCCGAATTACGTGAAAAAGGTTATTTTCCCGCTGGAAATATTACCGGTTGCCATACTCTGTTCAAGCCTTGTACAAGCCGTCATCAGTCTGACGATCTTAATCCCTGCGCTCATCCTGTTTAAGGGGACTTTCTCTTCGACGATCTATCTGTTTCCGCTGGTGGCGCTTCCCCTGCTTATGTTGACTCTGGGGTTCAGTTGGTTCTTGTCCTCTCTGGGGGTTTTTGTCCGAGACATAGGGCATCCTATCGGCATAGTGGTGCAGATTTTGTTATTCATTTCAGGCATTTTCTTCCCGCTGTCCGCTGTGCCGGAACCCTATAGGCTTCTTATTCAACTGAATCCCCTTACGGTAATTCTCGAGAATGCTCGAAAAACCCTCATGTGGGGGGCATATCCTGATTGGGGATGGCTCGCGTTGATTGGACTTCTTTCCCTGATCGTTCTTCAGTTGGGCTATGCCTGGTTCATGAAAACCAAAAGGGCATTTGCAGATGTCATCTGA
- a CDS encoding DUF3467 domain-containing protein: MADQQQQQTLPKMFSFKDEGYYTNCTMIETTPFDICLLFGKLRPGTDEAGNRSLVEVYERQVYLSHVQARALYETLGKSLEAMSRPRVVPTPSS, translated from the coding sequence ATGGCGGATCAACAACAACAGCAGACTCTTCCGAAAATGTTCTCATTCAAAGACGAAGGGTATTATACGAACTGCACGATGATTGAAACTACCCCTTTCGATATTTGCCTGCTCTTCGGCAAGCTCAGACCGGGCACGGATGAAGCCGGAAATCGTTCCCTGGTTGAAGTGTACGAACGGCAGGTCTACCTGTCCCACGTACAAGCCAGAGCCCTCTATGAAACACTGGGTAAAAGCCTGGAAGCAATGAGCCGACCGAGAGTTGTTCCCACTCCCAGTTCCTGA